In one Polaribacter sp. ALD11 genomic region, the following are encoded:
- the trxA gene encoding thioredoxin has product MTENLTKATFLEKVFNFEKNKEWKFEGKRPVLIDFYADWCGPCKALAPVLELLSEEYEGKIDIYKVDTEAEQELAAAFAIRSIPSMLFCPAEGEPQMANGALPKAELERIIADVLKVEK; this is encoded by the coding sequence ATGACAGAAAATTTAACAAAAGCAACATTTCTAGAAAAAGTATTCAATTTCGAAAAAAATAAAGAATGGAAATTTGAAGGAAAAAGACCCGTATTAATCGATTTTTATGCAGACTGGTGTGGCCCTTGTAAAGCATTGGCGCCTGTTTTAGAATTGCTTTCAGAAGAATACGAAGGTAAAATTGATATTTATAAAGTAGACACAGAAGCAGAGCAAGAATTAGCAGCAGCTTTTGCTATTAGAAGTATACCTTCTATGTTATTTTGTCCTGCAGAGGGAGAACCACAAATGGCAAATGGCGCTTTGCCAAAAGCAGAATTAGAACGCATTATTGCAGATGTTTTAAAGGTAGAAAAGTAA
- a CDS encoding PadR family transcriptional regulator: protein MGNQKLFKGSLQTIILKLLASNDKMYGYEITQKVKELTKGELQITEGALYPALHKLEADGLLDVEVAKVGNRLRKYYKLTESGTKETANKLEEMQEFLRTMQHLVNPKFSLD, encoded by the coding sequence ATGGGAAATCAGAAATTATTCAAAGGTTCTTTACAAACCATCATTTTAAAGTTATTAGCAAGTAACGATAAGATGTACGGGTATGAAATTACGCAAAAAGTAAAAGAACTCACCAAAGGCGAATTGCAAATTACAGAAGGTGCTTTGTATCCTGCTTTACATAAGTTAGAAGCAGATGGTTTGTTAGATGTTGAGGTTGCTAAAGTGGGAAACCGTCTCCGAAAATATTATAAATTAACCGAAAGTGGTACCAAAGAAACGGCGAATAAGTTAGAAGAAATGCAAGAGTTTTTAAGAACGATGCAGCATTTGGTGAATCCTAAATTTAGTTTGGATTAA